The sequence below is a genomic window from Salinisphaera sp. T31B1.
TTATAGGTGCCGGTGCCGTCGAAAAACGCGGCGATGTCTATCGCGCCGTTTATGTTCACCCAGTTCCATCCCATACCTGACAGCCCCGACAGGCTGAAAGATGAGAAGGCCGCGTTATAGGCCTGGGTCGATTGATTGCTACCCAGATTGACTACCGTCATCTGGCTGTTGGTCACGCCCGGTGCCAGAGTTTCCAGCACGCGCTGCATGTAAAGCCAGCCGTCCTGATTCGCCGTGCCGTCGCTGAAGCCGTGATCGTCCGCGTCGGTCAGGTCGAGAATGAAAGGGCCGGCGATGGCCGATTGCGATAGCGCCGCGGCAGCGATGCCCGTGAGAAGAAGCCCTGCCAGATATCTTTTTCTGAGCGACTCGAATTTGAGACTGGTCATGGTCGTTTCCTCGTATCGATGCTTGCATTGTGAAGCCCAAACGCCGTGCTTCGTGATGCGCGGGCGGCGTCGAGGCCTTTCTCAACAAGAAACGGGCCAGCAGAAACCAAGGTGATGAAACAGGTCGATTTTAGCGGTCGCAGTACCATCCAAGGCCGAAAGATTTTAATAAAGTGTAATAAGACTCGACAAATCGTGATTTGTCGACTTCAATGTGGGAAAATTCTACCAAATAGAGGATATCCGTGGCATTTTGGTCGATGCAATCATGTGTTGACTAAATAAATGGGTCGCAGCGTATTTAATGCACAAATTAAGTTCGCGGCATTTATATGGATAACGTAATATCGGGCCGCATTTAATAAACCCCGCGCGGTTCGGATCATTCGCAGCAAACGGTCGGATCGGCCGGCCAACTCTTTGAAGCGCGGAGAAATACCGGGCGTCTGTTTGCGTCGTGATCGCGCGCGTCCAGGTTCGTCTGCCGGGGCCCTGAATACGGTCGGTCGGCCGATGCATCCGGCCGGACGCCTGCCGAGCGTGCGGCGATCGGCAAGCGCGAACATCAGTTATCCGCGCCACCCGGCGCAAATCGAGCGATCCAGGGCTTTGGATGGTCCCGTCCGGGCCGACGCGGACAGTGTTCATTTATCCGACATCCGGTACTGGTTTCTCGACGCCAGGCGGCAGTGCACATGGTCGATGAAACCGAGGTCGCGGCTGTCCAGGGCAAAGGCGTCGTATCGAATCGGCCCGGTCGTTGTGCGGGCCGGTGCTTCCGCTGCCCGTGGTGGCCGCCTCGGCCAGTTTGCCGTGCCGAGAAGCTGTCGGACTCTACGCGCGCGAACCGGCGGTGGCCGTGGCGACCCCCAGCGCAGCCACCACCATGCCGGTTATCTGTAGTGCGTCGAGCGTTTCGTCGAAAAGCAGATATGCGAAAACAGCCACCACCGGCGGCACGAGGTAGAACAGCGAGGCAACACTCGCCACTGAGCCGCGCCGGATCATGAACAGTAGCAGCGAGATCGCGCCAACCGAGAGGCCAAAGACCGACCACAGCAGGCCGACCCACGATTGCCAGACCATCTCGAACCGGCCGGCTTCGGTGGATAGCGCGATGGGAATGGTGATCGCGGCCGCGCCGATGAACTGGGTGGCAGCGCCGGTGCGGATATCGGCGGCGGCGCCAATATGTTTCTGCCAGATGGTGCCCAGGGTGATACCGAGCATCGCCGCGACGCTGGCGACCAGCGGGCCGGCCGACACGGCCAGTGTGCCCATTTGCAGCTGGGGCCCGAGTACCATCAGGGCGCCGGCAAAGCCCAGCACGATGCCGACCCATTTGCGCGATCCCACGGTTTCGCCGAGCAACGGAAAAGCGAGCAGGGCCGTGAGCAGCGGCTGCAGACCCACGATTAGTGCCGCGATACCCGCGGGCAGGCCGTGGCGCACGGACCAGAACACGCCGCCGAGATAGACGCCCTGGAGCAGCACCCCGGCGAGCAGCGCGTTGGCCCAGGCACGAGCGCCCTGCGGCCAGGGTGCACCTTGGCTGATCGCGATCACCATGAACGCGGCCGCGCTCAGAACGTAGCGATAAGACAGGAACGTCAGCGGATCGGCATAGGGCGCGACCAGGCGGGCCGCAATGAAGCCGGTCGACCATAGGCCGACGAAGACCAGCGGGAGCATGCGTTCGAAGTTCATCGCCGCCTCATTGTGCGCGCGCACCGCGCGCGCAGGGGCCGTGTACGAATCAATGAGCGTCTGCGCTGGTGGCCCAGTTGGCCATGAGATCGTTGCTGGGCTGTTCCTTGTCCAGCAGCTTGCGGGCCGTCTCGATACCGGCGATCGGCAGATCGGCGGGGTCGAGCTTGCCAATCTGGACCAGTAGCGAGGCCTGATCCCAATAGATGTGTTCGTTATAGAGCTTGTCGCCGCGAAAGGTCACGATCGCCACGAACGGAATCTCCACGTATCGGCCGGTGGGTTCGATCCCCGGGAGCAGCCAGTCGATCTCGCAGTCGTGGGTGAAACAGAGCACGAATTCGTCGACCATGCGGTCGACGCCGACCGTGCGCGAGATCGGCTTCATCTGAAGATCGGCCGGGTTCTTCGGAATGAAGTGGTGCTTGTAGAAGCGCTTGAGCGCGGTGTAGCCCGTGCCGCCTGTCATGGTCGGCACGTGGTTCACGTAAGGCTCGGCGACCATGGTCTGCATGGTCGCATCCACGTCGCGGGCGGCGAACTCGAGCTCGAAA
It includes:
- a CDS encoding DMT family transporter, with translation MNFERMLPLVFVGLWSTGFIAARLVAPYADPLTFLSYRYVLSAAAFMVIAISQGAPWPQGARAWANALLAGVLLQGVYLGGVFWSVRHGLPAGIAALIVGLQPLLTALLAFPLLGETVGSRKWVGIVLGFAGALMVLGPQLQMGTLAVSAGPLVASVAAMLGITLGTIWQKHIGAAADIRTGAATQFIGAAAITIPIALSTEAGRFEMVWQSWVGLLWSVFGLSVGAISLLLFMIRRGSVASVASLFYLVPPVVAVFAYLLFDETLDALQITGMVVAALGVATATAGSRA